Proteins found in one Saccharomyces mikatae IFO 1815 strain IFO1815 genome assembly, chromosome: 3 genomic segment:
- the SYP1 gene encoding Syp1p (similar to Saccharomyces cerevisiae SYP1 (YCR030C); ancestral locus Anc_1.151), translated as MSEQRTKYADSILTTKSPYQATETIRIRLSQVKLLNKDFYLLFRELANLKRNYVQQLRKIIAENEDITKILNAQMIESNVLTPQEMSAFRFDSLGELRNVWDTVIDELKSDLRSSTEYYNTLDHQVVRELKESVENNTSWRESKDLHSKLSKNAASIEHYSKTNENSVHLEEARRQWDEQSPYLFELFETIDYNRLETLKNCMLRFQTGFSDYLLNTTNECETVMTKFLAFEPQSEIDRFARDASQYNFQLSSSSKETIPNDASSASVAGARPTSTPDGALNTEREKKSPQKDKRKSTFGNIGHRLASASSTLTHGDLMNNEFSDSTNNSSLKSKKSSHTLRSKVGSIFGRNKAKNKRQLQSSSNSHIEQSITESPNNSSTRVSSTATSSIYQKQRRPTYSSSKSNNWTPVETSDTPPLPPHATPKSVDVPGGADTVSASISPPASMPTPILQENSHPSAKEPDSNEIPKTIPITISQPPLQPQFKTKPLPVKPSSPSVPVSTGTDDNQSSTQMDSRPLHIRAPALPPSRKQNFIHNRDSQLYESLPNHGSGPIPTSSSFSSIPQERPASTLSSQITGELRELNPQATGSSTSLIGQSLFQHSSLETSHFGLNASIAEVLNASFKDGMLQSSQLIGEIALNYLPNSVMNSPLPIGINLKIDNGAKFEKVILNQAFIERVAPEEFKVNPSFIDSRTLGAIKYSIKEPIAPIVIHPVWRFEPHQASVVLTVKMSPSLPEEISQIIIEDLVVFVNIDGANATSALSKPQGSFSKEKKRITWRFKEPVTLTRNGEGQRLIARFITDGLAHESLKGVITKFTISDTDNTVLPHSGAGSGISLTCQELDENNPFGSEWFNVNTKRTLTTGNYHGLA; from the coding sequence ATGTCAGAACAAAGAACTAAATATGCAGATAGCATATTGACCACGAAAAGTCCCTATCAGGCTACTGAAACGATAAGAATCAGACTATCACAGGTCAAATTGTTGAATAAAGACTTTTATTTGCTATTTCGGGAATTagcaaatttgaaaagaaattatgtTCAGCAATTGAGGAAAATAATAGCTGAAAATGAGGATATAACAAAGATTCTAAATGCTCAAATGATTGAAAGCAATGTTTTGACTCCCCAGGAAATGAGTGCATTCAGATTCGACTCATTGGGAGAGTTAAGAAATGTATGGGATACTGTAATTGACGAACTGAAGTCGGACTTGAGGTCAAGTACTGAATATTACAACACTTTAGATCATCAAGTTGTTCGTGAATTAAAGGAATCCGTCGAGAACAATACTAGCTGGAGAGAAAGTAAGGATTTACACTCCAAGCTCAGTAAAAACGCGGCCTCAATTGAGCATTATAGTAAAACTAATGAAAACTCCGTACATTTGGAAGAGGCAAGAAGACAATGGGACGAACAAAGCCCTTATCTGTTCGAGTTATTTGAGACGATTGATTATAACCGTTTggaaactttgaagaacTGTATGTTAAGATTTCAAACCGGTTTTAGCGACTATTTGTTGAACACAACAAATGAATGTGAAACGGTGATGACGAAATTTTTGGCGTTCGAACCTCAAAGCGAAATTGATCGATTTGCGAGAGATGCAAGTCAATACAACTTTCAACTgtcctcttcttctaagGAAACCATTCCTAATGATGCTTCGTCGGCGTCTGTCGCAGGTGCTCGTCCAACCTCTACTCCTGATGGAGCTCTAAACAccgaaagagaaaagaaatctcCACAAAAGGATAAGCGTAAGAGTACATTTGGAAACATTGGCCATCGTCTTGCCTCTGCGTCTTCTACTCTTACCCATGGTGATCTTATGAATAACGAATTTTCAGACTCTACTAATAATTCTTCcttgaaatcaaaaaaatcttcccATACGCTAAGATCTAAAGTTGGTTCGATTTTCGGCAGAAACAAGGCCAAAAATAAGAGACAGCTacaatcatcatcaaattccCATATTGAACAATCTATCACAGAATCTCCAAATAACTCTTCTACCAGAGTATCCTCTACCGCAACCTCTTCTATCTATCAGAAACAACGCCGACCCACTTACTCGTCTTCAAAATCTAACAACTGGACTCCGGTTGAAACTAGTGATACTCCTCCCCTTCCTCCTCATGCTACTCCTAAAAGCGTAGACGTACCTGGTGGTGCTGATACAGTGTCTGCATCCATTTCCCCACCTGCTTCAATGCCTACTCCAATACTGCAAGAAAATTCACATCCATCTGCAAAAGAACCTGACTCGAATGAAATCCCTAAGACGATACCAATAACAATTTCACAACCCCCACTTCAGCCACAATTTAAAACTAAACCACTTCCAGTTAAACCGTCCTCTCCTAGTGTTCCAGTTTCTACTGGTACTGACGATAATCAATCTTCAACACAAATGGATTCAAGACCCTTACATATTCGGGCACCTGCCTTACCACCCTCAAGGAAGCAAAATTTTATTCATAACAGGGATTCCCAGCTATACGAATCATTGCCTAATCATGGATCTGGTCCTATTcctacttcttcttcgttttcCTCCATACCTCAAGAGCGTCCGGCTTCTACGCTTTCTTCCCAGATTACTGGAGAGTTAAGGGAATTGAATCCTCAAGCTACAGGCTCTTCTACGTCCTTAATAGGACAATCGTTGTTTCAGCACTCTTCTTTAGAAACATCCCATTTTGGGTTAAATGCTAGTATTGCAGAAGTTCTTAACgcttctttcaaagatggCATGTTGCAGAGTTCCCAACTAATTGGAGAAATTGCTCTAAACTACTTACCTAATTCTGTCATGAATTCGCCTTTACCTATCGGTATCAACTTGAAAATCGATAATGGCGCTAAGTTCGAAAAAGTTATCTTGAACCAAGCCTTTATTGAGCGTGTGGCACCTGAAGAATTTAAAGTTAATCCGTCATTTATTGATTCTAGAACTTTAGGCGCTATTAAATATTCTATAAAGGAGCCAATCGCCCCCATTGTTATCCATCCAGTCTGGAGGTTTGAACCTCACCAGGCGAGCGTTGTATTAACTGTCAAGATGTCACCAAGCTTACCCGAGGAAATATCACAAATCATAATTGAAGACCTTGTTGTCTTCGTGAATATTGACGGTGCTAATGCAACAAGTGCTTTATCAAAACCTCAGGGCTCTTTTagtaaagagaaaaaaagaataacgTGGAGGTTCAAAGAACCGGTTACCTTGACAAGGAATGGCGAAGGTCAAAGATTAATTGCCAGATTTATTACAGATGGTCTCGCACATGAATCTCTTAAGGGAGTGATTACCAAATTCACCATCAGTGATACAGACAATACAGTATTACCTCACAGTGGGGCTGGCAGTGGAATTTCGTTGACCTGCCAAGAattggatgaaaataaCCCATTTGGCAGTGAATGGTTCAATGTGAACACAAAGAGAACCTTGACCACAGGTAACTATCATGGTCTGGCttag
- the RPS14A gene encoding 40S ribosomal protein uS11 (similar to Saccharomyces cerevisiae RPS14A (YCR031C) and RPS14B (YJL191W); ancestral locus Anc_1.146): protein MSNVVQARDNSQVFGVARIYASFNDTFVHVTDLSGKETIARVTGGMKVKADRDESSPYAAMLAAQDVAAKCKEVGITAVHVKIRATGGTRTKTPGPGGQAALRALARSGLRIGRIEDVTPVPSDSTRKKGGRRGRRL from the exons ATGTCTA ACGTTGTTCAAGCTCGTGACAATTCCCAAGTTTTTGGTGTTGCTAGAATCTACGCTTCTTTCAACGATACTTTCGTCCATGTTACCGATTTATCTGGTAAGGAAACCATCGCCAGAGTTACTGGTGGTATGAAGGTCAAAGCTGACAGAGATGAATCTTCCCCATACGCTGCTATGTTGGCTGCTCAAGATGTTGCCGCTAAGTGTAAGGAAGTTGGTATCACTGCTGTTCACGTTAAGATCAGAGCTACCGGTGGTACTAGAACTAAGACTCCAGGCCCAGGTGGTCAAGCTGCTTTAAGAGCTTTGGCAAGATCTGGTTTGAGAATTGGACGTATCGAAGATGTTACCCCAGTTCCATCTGACTCCACCAGAAAGAAGGGTGGTAGAAGAGGTAGAAGATTATGA